The DNA region GACATCGTCCAGCAGTCCGGGGCTCATGACCAGGAGCGTGCGCGGCCGTCGCGGGGACGGTGCCGCGGCATCGCTACCGGAATGCGCCGGTGCCTCTTCGGTGGTTCGCACCCTGCCTCCGGACAGTAATCGCGTTCTATGGGATGACCGGCACGCTAAGGAGCGTGACGGCCGACCGTCAAGCTCCCGTCCGCCTCAACTGTCCATTTCAACAGCATATTTGCTGGTTCAAGGTGCTGGATTCGGCCGCCGGAGCATCGCGACTCAACGACTTTTGCCCGGATCTCTTGACGCTTGGGTTAACCGCTTACTAACTTGCGGCCCCAGAAGGCCCACCACGCGCCACCCAGCCGAACAGGACGCACCATGGCTGAAACAGCACCCCCGTTGCCGCGGGAAAAGCGGCGGCAGAAGGCTGAAACACCCTCCCCGCCAGCCGCCGGGGCCGTTGTCGCACAGCACCGGCTGAGCCTCTGGCAGCGGATCAAGCGGGACCGGGTGATGCTGCTGCTCACCCTGCCCGGCCTGCTGTACTTCGTCGTCTTCCACTACGTACCGCTGCTCGGCTATGTCGTGGCGTTCCAGGACTACCAGCCGTACCTCGGCTACATGCACAGCGTCTGGGTGGGCTTCGCCAACTTCTCCGCGGCGTTCAGCGAGCCGGCTTTCTGGTCCGCGACGTTCAACACCCTGGAGATCGCCCTCGTCCAGCTGGTGTTCTTCTTCCCGATCCCGATCGCCCTGGCCCTGCTGCTCAACAGCATCGCCAGCGACCGGATCAGACGCTTCGTACAGAGCGTCGTCTATCTGCCGCACTTCATCGGCTGGGTCATCATCGTCTCGATCTTCCAGCAGATCCTGGGCGGTGCAGGGCTCCTACCCGACGTCCTCGGCGGCATGGGGCTGCCGCGCTACGACATGATGAGCGACCCCGACGCCTTCCCCTGGCTGCTGACCCTCCAGGTCGCCTGGAAGGACGCCGGCTGGGGCACGATCATCATCCTCGCCGCGCTGCTGAACATCGACAAGCAGCAGTACGAGGCCGCCGCCATCGACGGCGCGGGACCGCGACGCCGCCTGTGGCACGTGACCCTGCCGGGCATCGCCCCCGTGCTCATCCTGCTGCTGATCCTCAACCTCGGGCAGATCCTCTCCGTCGGCTTCGAGCAGATCCTGCTCCAGCGCGACGCGGTCGGCCCGGACGCCGGTGAAGTCCTCGACACCTACGTCTACTACCACGGCATCAAGGACAACGACTGGGGCGTCGCCGCCGCCGTCGGACTCGTCAAGGCGGTCATCGGCACCGCACTCGTCCTGGGCGCGAACAAGTTCGCCCACCGACTCGGCCACGAAGGGGTGTACCGCGGTGCTGACCGCTGAGAAGACGCGCGCCACAACGGAATCCACCGCACCGGCGCCCCGCCCCGCCCCCGCCCGGAAGTCCGACGGCCGGCCCCCGTGGATGGAGCGGCCGACCCGCATCGGACAG from Streptomyces sp. NBC_01591 includes:
- a CDS encoding ABC transporter permease: MAETAPPLPREKRRQKAETPSPPAAGAVVAQHRLSLWQRIKRDRVMLLLTLPGLLYFVVFHYVPLLGYVVAFQDYQPYLGYMHSVWVGFANFSAAFSEPAFWSATFNTLEIALVQLVFFFPIPIALALLLNSIASDRIRRFVQSVVYLPHFIGWVIIVSIFQQILGGAGLLPDVLGGMGLPRYDMMSDPDAFPWLLTLQVAWKDAGWGTIIILAALLNIDKQQYEAAAIDGAGPRRRLWHVTLPGIAPVLILLLILNLGQILSVGFEQILLQRDAVGPDAGEVLDTYVYYHGIKDNDWGVAAAVGLVKAVIGTALVLGANKFAHRLGHEGVYRGADR